The Flammeovirga pectinis genomic interval CATTGTTGTCTCCCAAGCTTCAAGCAAACTAATATCAGCTCCTAATGTCCCATTAGTTTGACCAGTATTATTGTAATGCCACTGCTCATTAAGAAGTGGATCATCCGTATTCATACGTTTTAATAATTTTTCAGGATCAATGATTTTCGGTTGCTCATTAGGCCTAGAGAGTTGATGAACACACTTGGTAATCTCAAAACCGTCATAGCTTTTAAAAGCATTTGCTACTTCTGATGGATCTTGATTGCCACTATAAACAAATTCATACCAAAGATGTAATCCATACTTTCTGTGTCTTTCCTCTAATTTTGGTGAATATGGAAATACTCTATTTACTTGAAGAACATGAAAGTCAGCGCAGATTTCATCAAGTAAAATTTCTCCCATTTGTAATGTCCCATCAGACATTCTAGACTGTTTTAATGCCAAGAAAGAACTCTCTACATTTGTTTTTAATTTCACCCTAATAACTTGGGGTACAATATCTTTTTTTGTTATACCTTGAGCAGATACTGTTTGCTTTAACATTATGACTCCTAAGAGAATAATAGTTAGTATAAAAAAAGTACGGGAAGATTGAAGTTTCATTAGTGATAATTATAGCATTAGAAATATTGTTTTTAGTTTATTAGATATAATGAAGATTTAGTAACAAATACCATCTGTTAATCAATTATGATTAATTACAAATATTTAATGATATACAGCAATATGGCTTTAGTCGTTAGTTGTTTGCTATTGTAATCTCTTATTTATAAATAAAAAACGTCTCAAAAGTATTAATAATAATATAACTTAACAAGTTTAATATTTCTACTTAACAAAAAAAGCTGTTAAGTATGAATTACTTCATTACTTAACAGCTTTACTTTTTATAATTGTATTTCTTAGTTATTTCTAACCTTCACAAGAAACACATGTATCTTGAGTTACATTCATTTGTGTTCTCAATATACTCTCGCTTCTTTGGTAATATAAAGTCTTCACTCCTAAAGCGTGCGCTTCTAACATTACTGAATTTATATCTTTTACAGATGTTGTTGGAGGGAAATTAAGATTTAAACTCTGAGATTGATCTAAGAATGTTTGTCTTAATGCCGCTTGACGTACAATTTGCATCTGATTAATTTCCTTGAATGTTAGGAACAGTTCTTTTTCTTCTGCAGTTAAACCACCAATATTCTGTACTGAACCTCCATCTGCTAGAATTTGTTTCCATACATCAGATGTATTCAATCCTTTTTCATCAAGTAATTCTTCTAATTGCTTGTTTTTACGTGTAAATGCTCCTTTTGCAGAGTCCATTACATAATAATTACTAGCAATTGGTTCAATACCTGTACTGTACCCTCCTGCAATCAATGCATTAGATGTAGTTGGAGCAACAGTTAATAGTGTTGTATTTCTTCTACCAGTATCCATCATTACTTTAGGTTCGCCGTAAGCTACTGCTAACTTTTCTGATGCTCTAATAGATTGTTCTTTAATTTGTTTGAAGATGATTCTTGTCCAAGAATCTGCTGCAATACCTACAAAAGGAATCTTTTTCTTTTGTAAGAAACTATGCCAACCTAATACTCCAAGACCTAAAGCTCTATGGTTTTTAGCAAAATTAACTGCTCTTTCCATGTGCTCAATTCCTGTTGCTTTTTCTATAAATTCTTCCATTACTGCATCTAAGAAGAAAGTTGCTGTCTCTACTAAGTCAGTATCTTTCCACTCATCATAACGCACTAAATTTAGAGACGATAAACAACATACAAACGATTCATCTTCGCTTGAAGGTAACATAATTTCAGAACATAAATTTGAAGCTTTAATCTCCATATTCTGATCTTTGTACCATCTTGGACGCTGATTATTTGCATTGTCTTTGTAAAGAATATAAGGGATACCTTTTTCTATACGCGACTTTAAAACTTTTGCCCAAACTTCACGGCTTCTTCTATCACCTTCCCTAACTTTTTGAATAAAATTATCGGAAACAGAAACGCCCATAAATATATTTTGAATTGATTTCCCGACATCTTTAATTGTCAAAAATTCATCAATATCTGCGTGTTCAACATCTAAATATGCAGCAAGCATACCTCTTCGAGTATTCCCTTGGTTTGTTCCGTTGATTACAGAATCAAACATTTCTAAGAAAGGATATACACCATTACTTGTTCCGTTGTTAGTAATTTCTGCACCACGAGGACGAACATCTGATACGTTAATTGAAGTACCTCCTCCAATCTTTGACATCATCATCACTTCTGCTAAAGTAGAACCAATACCTGCAATACTATCTGGTACATAACTACCAAAACAACTAATTGGCAAACCTCTTTCTGTGCCCATGTTAGACCACACAGGAGAAGCAGGACATAAATAGTTATTCCATATAGCATCAAAGAATCTCTTCTCGAAATCAGGACGTTTTAATTTAGCTGCAGCAGATTTAGAAATACGTGTAACAGCATCTCGTACTGTTTCACCTTCTAATAAATAACCGTTTTTTAGTGTTTGCAAGCCTTCGCTTGTCATCCATTTTGGGTGAGGATCTAATTGTGAAACTTCCGGTGCAGTGTTAATTTCTGACATAAGTTGTGGAACTGAGGTGGTGATTTATTTGGTGTAAGTCCCCCTTATCATTTATAACTAAAGGAATTAAAAATGATAAGAGGATATATAGAGAAAATTTCTATTAAAATAAGTCGTCTGCTGTTACAGATTGTGACTTTTTAGTATATTCTGTTGGTCTAACTGCGAAGAAATCATCATGAGCATGACCAAATACTTCTTCATCAAACCATTGCATTTCTTTAAGTACTTCTTGATCTACTTCAAAGATTGCTTTTAATCCAATTTCAGTTAAACTTTTATTTAACCTATCGCGCATAAAGTGAATTAATTGATTAACCGGTAAGAAAGGCATTTCTCCTTTTTCAAAAATCCCAGTCAATAAACGAACTTCAACGTCATGTGATATTTTTGCAGCTTCATAAATACTTTCTTGCAACTCTGTAGTATTTAACTCAGGGTATTCTGCAATTAATGTATTATATAACCACATTCCTGCACGAGCGTGTGAATTTTCGTCTTTTGCACTCCACTTAATAATGTTACCAATTCCTTTTAGTTCGTTTTTGAACTTTTTAAAGGATAGTAAAATTGCAAATTGAGAAAATAGATTTACGTTTTCCGTAAAACAAGAAAATATTGCGATGCTTTGTAATAATGCAGTTGGCGTTGGTTTACCTGTTTCATCAACAGTTACTTTAGAAAGCATTTCTAAACGCTCCATTGCCGTCTCATCCTCAAGGAATTCCTCGAAATTATCAAGATCTAGAAGTTCATTTAAACGAGCATATGCCGATGCGTGTCTTGCTTCATTTTCAGCAAAAGTAATTGCCATAGCAGCAATTTCAGGCTTAGGAATATATTGTCCTACAACACCCCAAAAATCGTCTTGAACATTTGTTTCAGTTTGAGCAAATGTTTTTAAAATATTTCCAATAACTTCTCTTTCATGTTCTGAAAGGTTTGTTTTGAATTGTTGAATATCCGCATCAAAATTTACTTCTGAATGTATCCAGAATGTTTGATGAATTGCATCTATAAATTCTTGTGCTTTTGGGTATTCAAAAGGTTTGTAAGCAACTCGTTTATCTAATAAACTCATAAAAATTAAAGTTTTTCATTTATTACAACACAGGTGATTGTTCACCTCACACAATAAAAATCTTGCTGTTGTTCACAACGCAAAGGTCTGTAGACAATAGTAATATGTATAATTGTTATTCAGACGATTTGTTTTGGCTTTTCTTATTTTTCCCGAAGAAAATGTTCAGCACACGATGGCAGGTCTTCTGGCTCAGCATTACTTGCTTATCCTTCCCATAATCATCTATGTATAGTGGATATAGTTTAAACAAGTTCTCATGCTTTACAGCTGCGGGGTCAGCATAGGATTTTCACCTAATTCCCTTTTCACCTCACATAAAAATTAAATCTTATGTTCAGCACCATCGTTCTAACAAATAAATAGTGTTTTTGGCAGTTTTGCAAGGAATTGAAGGGATGATTTATCAAAAAAAAAATAAAAAACTTTTCTCCTAATTTACTTGACTGAATGAAAAATAGGCGCTATGTGAAGATGAACAGCACACGTTAATAAATTGCACTATTCCAATATTTCGACAAACAACCTAAATATTGAGATTAAAAGAAATTTTGTAATACTAGCATTAAATTTCTTTAAAAAAAGTTACCTAAAAACTTGCGCTTTTACCATTGTAACTAATAACGGCTATATACATCTACCCAAAGTAGAATTTTCTACTTTTTTTAAGCCTACTCTACCTATTAAGCAAAGTGCAAAAATTAATTATTATTCTACAAGACTATGAAACTACATTTACAACTATTGTAAATTTCTTACAAAGTGAGATTCGAGGTTGATTTTTAATAAAATTAGAATACCACACATTTTTCTTAGAAAATTAAAAAGGGCAACTTTTCAGATAGAAAAGTTGCCCTTTTTAAAAACTTTATATTTTTTACATATCCTCAATCGAATATTCAAGATCAAATAAAGGAAGACTCCCAACATTACTCCCTTCGGTTTCTTTTGCCGTTTCAATAGTTACAGCACCCTTTATTTCTGGAAGTTCATCTGCAATATAATCTACCAAAATTCTTTGACGAGTTGCTAGTATTCTTTCCTCTAAAGAATCTGCTTTATCTTCTCCTACAAATAACCAACAAACTTCTTCTATACTAGATGTAGAATCGACTGTTACCATAGTAGAATCCATCCTTGCATAAAGGTTATTCATAAGATATGTTCTGAAATCAATTGGGTCTGTAGCTACCTGCTTAATCGAACTAGTACTTGTTGCAATAGAATACTGATCTTCAGCATATCCTTTTACTAAATTTTCTTTCTCGTTATGACGATCTACAAATTGAACAAGTTTAACTTTAAGGTCAGGTTTTTTATCATATACTTTTTTAATAGTCTTAAGCTGTTTTATGTGCTTAGATGTAAGTAGAGTATCAGTATAATGTTTGAACTTAATATCTTTAAGGTCGTCTTCATCAACTTTAAAAATTCCTGCTAGTGCCTTAAAAGGTG includes:
- a CDS encoding ribonucleoside-diphosphate reductase subunit alpha, giving the protein MSEINTAPEVSQLDPHPKWMTSEGLQTLKNGYLLEGETVRDAVTRISKSAAAKLKRPDFEKRFFDAIWNNYLCPASPVWSNMGTERGLPISCFGSYVPDSIAGIGSTLAEVMMMSKIGGGTSINVSDVRPRGAEITNNGTSNGVYPFLEMFDSVINGTNQGNTRRGMLAAYLDVEHADIDEFLTIKDVGKSIQNIFMGVSVSDNFIQKVREGDRRSREVWAKVLKSRIEKGIPYILYKDNANNQRPRWYKDQNMEIKASNLCSEIMLPSSEDESFVCCLSSLNLVRYDEWKDTDLVETATFFLDAVMEEFIEKATGIEHMERAVNFAKNHRALGLGVLGWHSFLQKKKIPFVGIAADSWTRIIFKQIKEQSIRASEKLAVAYGEPKVMMDTGRRNTTLLTVAPTTSNALIAGGYSTGIEPIASNYYVMDSAKGAFTRKNKQLEELLDEKGLNTSDVWKQILADGGSVQNIGGLTAEEKELFLTFKEINQMQIVRQAALRQTFLDQSQSLNLNFPPTTSVKDINSVMLEAHALGVKTLYYQRSESILRTQMNVTQDTCVSCEG
- a CDS encoding ribonucleotide-diphosphate reductase subunit beta, giving the protein MSLLDKRVAYKPFEYPKAQEFIDAIHQTFWIHSEVNFDADIQQFKTNLSEHEREVIGNILKTFAQTETNVQDDFWGVVGQYIPKPEIAAMAITFAENEARHASAYARLNELLDLDNFEEFLEDETAMERLEMLSKVTVDETGKPTPTALLQSIAIFSCFTENVNLFSQFAILLSFKKFKNELKGIGNIIKWSAKDENSHARAGMWLYNTLIAEYPELNTTELQESIYEAAKISHDVEVRLLTGIFEKGEMPFLPVNQLIHFMRDRLNKSLTEIGLKAIFEVDQEVLKEMQWFDEEVFGHAHDDFFAVRPTEYTKKSQSVTADDLF